One genomic segment of Methanocorpusculum vombati includes these proteins:
- a CDS encoding InlB B-repeat-containing protein, which translates to MKVKCVRERASSALPVKSHLRRVMFTAAVLLLLVLFCTVPAAAGLEDAVEFAGGKYTLVQDLADDINKVTPNTVSVNGNNLELNKDINLTGELNISCEMTIVGNGHTIWRGVGNIDLIRVSDGGNLTLGDGKSTLIIDGNKANFPKGGCLIDIRENRAKENTVIMNNGVTLTNSTIEGGHGGAIHVNGNFTMNGGTITGNSVIGSVSGGGVMFIRGTFTMHGGEISDNFAGNFGGGVCIFGAAPGSFIMTGGKITNNTACQPGGGVSVLDGVKTFTMSGGEISGNIYSGNGPEVYHDGGKFTISGSAKISKGATYLSTGKNITLGGPMSSGGGIANITGAFGPGEVIVATESEDAAQAAFPHFKIGGAQATAYVLKVSGTNLIAGQYTVTYDGNGNTSGAVPVDSTNYVPNAKVTVKDNTGSLEKTNYVFDGWNTKADGKGTAYAPGANFNINEDTTLYAQWKALPVPLTGEKNVTVTWINSTIANVTIRLDPNLGDATDVYVKLGEKQSQKLNGKFPKGTTISDLQITGLTAGTTYSVTALLKNTDINTEEYSYEDILTGVQAPTPATVTITGEGGAELPQGGVSLPQGNSMTFGVIVKDNSGTILKDEPVTWSGMGSHTKEDTKTATTITLSGTSEGTDTLKAETVNGKASGTTEITVTTEKPTTLSIKADKTTIALGDTVQLTPEATGTYGQLFAGYDVTWKVSPTGTIGPSKTGASVAFKPENAGTYTINASIADPQLTATDITITVIGNPEISVQPESKEYVRTEAANDLSVTAAAPAGGSGTLAYQWQKSTDSSFKADISDVGTAQTYKPDTSSTGTTYYRVNVTYTEGSITTWAVSEVAKITVNEPTVDSISLEPNTLTISKGTSGTVTATGRNATVPNLALDADIAWSITEGQDNITIAPSQNKVTISGSAEGTAKVTASTGVDISAELSVTITNAPPTQPTSKPTQPPAPSGGSSGSGNMDNSFRVLFETSGGSFISPVTYLSYGDKISQPPAPTKDGYTFGGWYKDSACTQSWSFSEGIPGDITLYAKWTKTSGSNNGQQSKPTTQPTAKPTTAHETTKSPTVAATTAAPVTTTSAGGVTPTLTQAPAPVLGALLGLLAAGALLRRKD; encoded by the coding sequence ATGAAAGTGAAATGTGTACGGGAACGCGCATCAAGTGCGCTCCCAGTAAAATCTCATCTGCGGCGGGTGATGTTCACTGCCGCAGTACTGCTTCTGCTTGTACTGTTCTGTACTGTTCCAGCAGCAGCAGGCTTAGAGGATGCCGTGGAGTTTGCCGGCGGCAAGTACACCTTGGTACAGGATCTTGCTGATGACATCAATAAAGTCACACCCAATACTGTATCTGTAAACGGTAACAACCTCGAACTTAACAAAGACATCAATCTTACTGGTGAACTGAATATCAGTTGTGAGATGACCATCGTTGGAAACGGCCACACCATCTGGCGCGGCGTGGGAAATATTGACCTCATCAGAGTTTCGGACGGAGGAAACCTCACACTTGGTGACGGAAAATCTACCCTGATCATTGACGGCAATAAGGCGAATTTTCCGAAAGGAGGTTGTCTGATAGATATCCGAGAAAATAGGGCTAAGGAAAATACCGTCATCATGAATAACGGTGTCACCTTAACCAACTCGACCATTGAGGGTGGTCATGGCGGAGCTATCCACGTGAACGGCAACTTTACGATGAATGGCGGTACCATCACCGGCAACAGCGTCATCGGCTCCGTCTCCGGCGGTGGTGTCATGTTTATCAGAGGTACGTTTACGATGCATGGTGGCGAGATTTCCGATAACTTTGCTGGCAACTTCGGCGGCGGTGTCTGTATTTTCGGTGCAGCCCCAGGTTCCTTTATCATGACTGGCGGCAAGATCACCAACAATACAGCCTGTCAGCCCGGAGGCGGTGTCTCTGTTCTCGATGGAGTTAAGACGTTTACGATGTCCGGAGGTGAGATATCCGGAAACATTTACTCTGGTAACGGCCCTGAAGTGTACCACGATGGTGGCAAATTTACCATCTCCGGATCTGCGAAAATCTCCAAAGGTGCCACCTATCTGAGCACGGGGAAGAATATCACACTTGGTGGTCCCATGTCCTCCGGTGGCGGAATAGCGAACATCACGGGGGCCTTTGGCCCGGGTGAGGTTATAGTCGCAACCGAATCAGAGGATGCCGCACAGGCCGCATTCCCGCACTTCAAGATAGGTGGTGCTCAGGCCACTGCCTATGTGCTTAAAGTGTCCGGAACCAACCTCATCGCGGGACAATACACCGTCACGTATGACGGCAACGGCAATACCTCTGGAGCTGTCCCGGTTGATTCCACGAACTACGTACCCAATGCAAAAGTCACCGTCAAAGACAACACCGGCTCTCTGGAAAAAACCAACTACGTCTTTGACGGCTGGAACACCAAAGCGGATGGAAAAGGAACAGCCTATGCACCGGGAGCTAACTTCAACATCAACGAAGACACGACCCTCTACGCCCAGTGGAAAGCGCTTCCTGTTCCCCTCACCGGCGAAAAGAACGTCACCGTCACATGGATCAACTCAACCATCGCCAACGTCACCATCCGGCTCGACCCGAACTTAGGAGACGCAACCGACGTATACGTCAAACTCGGCGAGAAACAATCCCAGAAACTCAACGGAAAGTTCCCCAAAGGAACTACCATCAGTGACCTTCAGATCACCGGCCTTACCGCAGGAACTACCTACAGTGTAACCGCCCTCCTCAAAAACACCGATATCAACACGGAGGAATACAGCTACGAGGACATCCTCACCGGCGTTCAGGCCCCAACCCCTGCCACCGTCACCATCACCGGCGAAGGCGGCGCGGAACTCCCGCAAGGAGGCGTCTCCCTCCCGCAGGGCAACAGCATGACCTTCGGAGTCATCGTCAAAGACAATAGCGGAACCATCCTCAAAGACGAACCCGTCACGTGGAGCGGAATGGGATCCCATACCAAAGAAGATACAAAAACTGCAACAACCATCACCCTCAGCGGTACCAGTGAAGGAACCGACACTCTCAAAGCAGAGACTGTTAACGGCAAAGCAAGCGGAACCACAGAAATCACGGTAACCACTGAAAAACCAACCACACTCAGCATCAAAGCTGACAAAACAACCATCGCACTCGGCGACACTGTACAGTTAACCCCGGAGGCCACCGGTACCTATGGTCAACTCTTCGCCGGATACGATGTCACGTGGAAAGTCAGTCCGACTGGCACCATTGGCCCCAGCAAAACCGGAGCCAGCGTGGCATTCAAGCCTGAAAATGCAGGCACCTACACAATAAACGCCTCCATCGCTGACCCGCAGCTCACTGCAACAGACATCACCATCACCGTCATCGGCAACCCAGAGATCTCTGTTCAGCCGGAGAGCAAAGAATACGTCAGAACCGAGGCTGCAAACGACCTCAGTGTCACCGCAGCCGCACCGGCTGGCGGCAGCGGAACTCTTGCCTACCAGTGGCAGAAATCCACTGACTCGTCCTTTAAGGCCGACATCAGCGACGTCGGAACCGCTCAAACCTACAAACCTGACACCAGCAGTACAGGCACCACCTACTACCGCGTAAACGTCACCTACACCGAAGGCAGCATCACCACCTGGGCAGTCAGCGAAGTAGCAAAGATCACCGTCAACGAACCAACCGTGGACAGCATCTCACTTGAACCGAATACGCTCACCATCTCGAAAGGCACATCGGGAACAGTCACTGCAACCGGAAGGAACGCAACCGTTCCGAATCTTGCACTCGATGCTGACATCGCGTGGAGTATCACCGAAGGTCAGGACAACATCACCATCGCTCCGAGCCAAAACAAGGTAACCATTAGCGGCAGCGCCGAAGGAACGGCAAAAGTCACCGCATCCACCGGTGTCGACATCTCTGCCGAACTCAGCGTCACCATCACCAATGCACCGCCGACGCAGCCAACATCCAAGCCAACCCAGCCTCCGGCACCCTCCGGTGGCAGCAGCGGCTCCGGCAACATGGACAACTCCTTCCGTGTCCTCTTCGAAACCAGCGGCGGCAGCTTCATCAGCCCGGTGACGTACCTCTCCTACGGAGACAAGATCAGCCAGCCGCCTGCACCAACCAAAGACGGCTACACCTTCGGCGGCTGGTACAAAGACAGCGCATGCACGCAAAGCTGGAGCTTCTCCGAAGGCATCCCCGGTGACATCACCCTCTATGCCAAATGGACCAAAACCTCCGGCAGCAACAACGGCCAGCAGAGCAAACCAACCACTCAGCCGACCGCAAAACCAACAACTGCGCACGAAACGACCAAGTCGCCGACTGTAGCAGCAACCACCGCAGCACCGGTAACCACCACCTCCGCAGGCGGCGTCACGCCTACCTTAACCCAGGCACCCGCCCCGGTACTTGGCGCACTCCTCGGACTCCTTGCCGCAGGTGCACTGCTCAGAAGAAAAGACTAA
- a CDS encoding InlB B-repeat-containing protein yields the protein MPQKYQFASPGLRQTLITAVTLIVLALLCIVPAAAEEPVPFGGGTYSTAQDLAKALGDTVATASGNTLTLKKDIHITGTITITGDMTILGDGHIIYRGGEGFFLISVTSGTLTLGSGNSGDTLIIDGQNDKFSSAQNTHGSIYVGGSSNRLVIKDGVTLKNTTLTGKSHGSAVVVQNGAVFTMEGGLITQNTAGCGAVNIADKASSFQMTGGEISDNTASADGGGVQNYGTFTLSGGKISRNTASSSAGGVIDRDGSTFTMIGGEISGNKALKNYGGGIFHGGGGTFTLKGGDISGNTAPKNGGGVCNWGPFIMTGGNISGNKVSSSSTSADGGGVYNWAKFTMSGGTISGNTAANDGGGVTNRNIFTMLGGNISGNTAAKKAGGVYNYKGTFTLSGGEISGNTANNGGGVENWEKFTMSGGTISGNTAKNYGGGVYITDSGTFTMSGGEISGNSGKNGAAIMIPSGGSVFQMTGGSVIDNIGSGLTCNGASTVTVGGSALFSNNTGGSHLSFDKGGTLYLTGGTFKKGEHGSSALDMKNTNIYLSGPVTFDADLPFDVLSSNGLLTINGDFTGSIKSFNLQDENLDGKDFIKIDSNKTSQKPSELINRFALSNTSKWTLVADDTTNTIKTVLNKPKALSGEGNVTVKWINATIANVSIRLDPNANDATDVFVKLGDKPSQTRTGTFSKGSTISDLQITGLTAGTTYSVTAVLKNSDISEKEFTYEDILTDVQAPTPAAVIITGEGGAEIPSTGILLPQGKSMTFGVLVTDKEGTILKDEPVTWEITGGKTSENERTATTITLTGGNSEGPDTLKATTDHGSVSASATITVTTKQPTQLSIEADKEAIALGDTVHLTAVATDDGGEHFGGYTVQWTGSATATSKTGTAAAFTPTTAGSYSLTATVSDPVLTAQKTITVTGPPAPEPEPQPPQPTQPPAPSDGSSGNMDNAFRVLFDTSGGSFISPATSLSYGDKITAPPAPTKDGCTFGGWYKDEACTQSWDFSEGIPGDITLYAKWTKTSSSDNGQQSKPTTQPTAKPTTVPETTKPTASPTATATAAGGVTPTLTQAPAPIAGALLGLLAAGVLLRRRD from the coding sequence ATGCCCCAGAAATACCAATTTGCATCCCCCGGCCTCCGGCAGACCCTCATCACTGCCGTAACCCTCATCGTGCTTGCACTCCTCTGCATAGTTCCCGCAGCCGCAGAAGAACCCGTACCATTTGGCGGCGGCACATACAGCACCGCACAGGACCTTGCAAAAGCACTCGGAGATACCGTCGCAACCGCATCCGGCAACACCCTCACCCTCAAAAAAGACATCCATATCACCGGTACCATCACGATCACCGGTGACATGACCATTCTCGGAGACGGCCACATCATCTACCGCGGCGGCGAAGGATTCTTCCTCATCAGCGTCACATCCGGAACGCTCACCCTCGGAAGCGGTAACTCTGGAGACACACTGATCATTGACGGCCAGAACGACAAATTCAGCTCCGCACAAAACACCCACGGCTCCATCTACGTGGGTGGCAGCAGCAACCGTCTCGTCATAAAAGACGGCGTCACTCTGAAAAACACCACGCTTACGGGCAAGAGTCACGGCAGTGCCGTTGTCGTCCAGAACGGGGCAGTCTTTACCATGGAAGGCGGCCTCATCACACAGAACACCGCGGGATGTGGGGCAGTCAACATCGCCGATAAAGCATCCTCCTTCCAGATGACCGGCGGCGAAATCTCCGACAACACGGCCAGCGCCGACGGCGGCGGTGTCCAGAACTATGGTACGTTCACCCTGTCCGGCGGTAAAATCTCCCGCAACACTGCCAGCAGCAGCGCCGGCGGCGTCATTGACCGGGACGGGAGCACGTTCACCATGATCGGCGGTGAAATCTCCGGCAACAAGGCCCTTAAGAACTACGGCGGCGGCATCTTTCACGGTGGCGGTGGCACGTTCACCCTGAAAGGCGGGGACATCTCCGGCAACACTGCCCCTAAAAACGGCGGCGGCGTATGCAACTGGGGCCCGTTCATCATGACCGGCGGTAACATCTCCGGCAACAAGGTCAGCAGCAGCTCGACCAGCGCCGACGGCGGCGGCGTCTATAATTGGGCAAAATTCACCATGTCGGGCGGCACCATCTCCGGCAACACTGCCGCCAACGACGGCGGCGGCGTCACCAACAGGAACATATTCACCATGTTGGGCGGCAATATCTCCGGCAACACTGCCGCCAAAAAGGCCGGTGGCGTCTATAACTATAAGGGCACGTTCACCCTGTCGGGAGGTGAAATCTCCGGCAACACGGCCAACAACGGTGGCGGCGTCGAAAACTGGGAAAAATTCACCATGTCGGGCGGCACCATCTCCGGCAACACGGCCAAGAACTACGGCGGCGGCGTATATATTACTGATAGCGGCACGTTCACCATGTCGGGTGGTGAAATCTCCGGCAACTCAGGAAAAAATGGTGCTGCTATTATGATCCCCTCCGGCGGTTCAGTCTTTCAGATGACCGGCGGCAGTGTTATTGACAATATCGGCAGCGGTCTTACGTGTAACGGGGCAAGCACCGTTACCGTTGGCGGCAGCGCCCTCTTTTCCAACAATACCGGCGGCTCGCACCTCTCCTTCGACAAAGGGGGGACACTTTACCTGACCGGCGGCACATTCAAAAAAGGGGAGCACGGATCCAGCGCGCTCGATATGAAAAATACCAACATCTACCTCTCCGGCCCGGTCACCTTCGACGCCGACCTCCCGTTTGACGTACTGTCCAGCAACGGTCTCTTAACCATAAACGGTGATTTCACCGGCTCAATTAAAAGTTTCAATCTCCAGGATGAAAACCTTGATGGCAAAGACTTCATCAAAATTGACTCAAATAAAACCAGCCAGAAACCCTCCGAGCTCATCAACCGGTTTGCTCTCTCCAACACCAGCAAATGGACACTCGTCGCAGACGACACCACAAACACCATCAAAACCGTCCTCAACAAACCCAAAGCCCTCAGCGGCGAAGGGAACGTCACCGTCAAATGGATCAACGCAACCATCGCCAACGTCAGCATCCGGCTCGACCCGAACGCCAACGACGCAACCGATGTATTCGTCAAACTCGGCGACAAACCCTCGCAGACCCGCACCGGCACATTCTCCAAAGGAAGCACCATCAGTGACCTCCAGATCACCGGCCTTACCGCAGGGACTACCTACAGCGTAACCGCAGTCCTCAAAAACAGCGACATCAGCGAAAAAGAGTTCACCTACGAGGACATCCTCACCGACGTTCAGGCCCCAACCCCTGCCGCCGTCATCATCACCGGAGAAGGAGGCGCCGAAATTCCGTCCACCGGCATTCTCCTCCCGCAGGGCAAGAGCATGACCTTCGGGGTCCTCGTCACAGACAAAGAAGGAACCATCCTCAAAGACGAACCCGTCACGTGGGAGATTACCGGAGGCAAAACCTCAGAAAACGAGAGAACTGCAACAACCATCACCCTCACCGGCGGCAACAGTGAAGGACCCGACACTCTCAAAGCAACCACTGATCACGGTTCAGTAAGCGCTAGCGCAACAATCACGGTAACCACTAAACAACCAACCCAACTCAGCATCGAAGCTGACAAAGAAGCCATCGCGCTCGGCGACACCGTACACCTGACCGCCGTCGCAACAGACGACGGAGGCGAACACTTTGGCGGATACACCGTCCAATGGACCGGCTCTGCAACCGCAACCAGCAAAACCGGAACCGCCGCCGCGTTCACCCCGACAACTGCTGGAAGCTATTCCCTGACCGCAACCGTCAGTGACCCGGTGCTTACTGCACAAAAAACAATCACCGTCACCGGCCCCCCCGCTCCCGAACCCGAACCCCAGCCCCCGCAGCCAACACAGCCTCCGGCACCCTCCGACGGCAGCTCCGGCAACATGGACAACGCCTTCCGCGTCCTCTTCGACACCTCCGGCGGCAGCTTCATCAGCCCGGCGACATCCCTCTCCTACGGAGACAAGATCACCGCACCGCCCGCACCAACCAAAGACGGCTGCACCTTCGGCGGCTGGTACAAGGATGAAGCATGCACACAAAGTTGGGACTTCTCCGAAGGCATCCCCGGTGACATCACCCTGTATGCCAAATGGACCAAAACCTCCAGCAGCGACAACGGCCAGCAGAGCAAACCAACCACTCAGCCGACCGCAAAACCAACCACCGTACCCGAAACCACAAAACCGACCGCGAGCCCCACCGCCACGGCAACCGCCGCAGGCGGCGTCACGCCCACCTTAACCCAGGCGCCCGCC